The following nucleotide sequence is from Thermoanaerobaculia bacterium.
CGGAAATGCGCCGCCGGGGCTGATCGTCTGCCAGTACGCCGTGTCCGGCGACGCCGAACTCCCCACGTCGATCGTCAGGGTCACCTTCGTCCCCGTTCCTGCGCCGACAGTCACGGTCGACGGCAAGACATCGGTGATCTTCCCGACGCCGGAATTGCCGAGGAGGTCGGTCATCACGAACAGGCGACCGTTCGTCGGCTGCGAGGCCGATGGAACACCGATCGGGAAGAGCGACATATCGTTGGTGCCGTACGGGTAGCACAGGCTCGAGGGGTCGGCCGCGGCGTCCTGGTACTTCGTGCACGGCTGGATGACGAGCGTTCCCGTCGAGCCGCTCCCCCCGGGACCTGCCCAGGACCCCGAACCGAGGTCGTAAACCGAGTTCAGGAGAACGCCCCGAACGTGCAGGAGATCGGTGCCTGCGCGAACGTGGTGTGCGCCGGCGGTTCCGCATGTCCCGCCGATGCAGACGGTGTCGTTGACGGAATTGACGTTGTTCGAATCGAAGTCGGCGCTCGTTCCCCAATGCGACGAGCCGAGATTCAGCGAGACCGCGAGCTGCCGGAAATTCCCGCCGTCGGCGACACTGGCGGCAATTCCCCCCGCTCCCGCCATCCGCGCCTCGCGGACGAGCTGGTACGAACCGTACCGCGCACTCTGCTGAGCGTCCGTGACGGAATTCTCGGCCTTCGCCATGCGGTTGCTCTTGTCGAACAGCGTGGACATCGCGAGGATCACGATCACGACGATCGCGAGCGAGACGATGAGTTCGACCAGCGAGAAGCCGTGGATGCGTCCCGATTTTCTCATCGCGTCACTGCGCCTTGTATGCGGTCATGCGGATCTGCTTTCCCGTATAACCGGCGGGAAAGAGACCGGCGATCGTGTTGGAGCCCTCGGCGTAGGTCGAGCCAGACAGGCTGCTCCGCGCGGAAGCGACGTAAACGGTGATCATCTTGACACCGGGCGAGAGGGTCCACGCCGCATTGCTGTCATCGACCGCGTTCGCCTCGTCGGGGGCCGCTCCGGGAGCGGGAATGGCGGTATTCGGAAAATCGCGGACGACATACACCAGCTCGTAGGGACCGACGAGCGGCCGCCGGTACGCCTGCCCCGCGTGGCCGTTGAAAGTCGCGCCGGCGGGAACCGCGAGGCGAGCGTCCGTGAACGAATACTGGAGAATCTCCTCGAGCTGCCTTTTGGCGAGCGCGTTCAGGCTCGAGTAATCCCACCCGACGGCGTTACTCTTCATCGAGTTCGCGAAAAGCGGCGCGATCGCGAGCATGGCGAGGGCCATGAGGCCCATCGCCACGATGACTTCGACGAGCGTGAATCCTCGGCTGCGGCGCTTCGGCAGGAAGTTCATCTCAGTACCACTTCCAGGGCGGCGTCTGGTACAACGGCGTCCCGCCCGTCACGAGTTTGGTCAGCAGGACCTTACCGGTCGCGGCGGTTCCAACCGCGATCTGCAGGACGTTACCGTGCGTGTCGAGGACGTAGACGCCCTTGTCGCCGCCGCTTCCCACCGACCCGAACGACGTGAAGACGAAATAGGCAGTCGCGGTCGAGGTGGAAGGAGAAGACTGATTCGGATTGTCGATGCGGAGCTCCACCCGGTGTCCGGGAGGATCGAGCGGGTCGGTGTGCAGGATGACATCTGCGGGCGTCGTGGTGGTATCGAGAACTCCGTTCGAATCCGCATCCAGGAAGGTCACCGCGGCGTTGTATTCGCCGTAGGGTGCGGAAGGGTCCGTCGAGATGACGACGCCCACGCTCGAGCCGCGCTTGATCGATTGCAGCCGCGCCGCAAGCACGGTCATGTCGACCTCCCGCGCAAGACCGTCCACACGGCTGCGATGCATCACGGTCGCGAAAAACGGGATTCCGATCGCCAGCACCAACCCCATGATCGCAATCACGACTAGGAGCTCGACGAGGCTGAAGCCCCGCGGACGGCGGCGAGGAGAAGGCTCCGTTTTCACGAACATCGACGAAGGGAGGAAGAGCATCCGGCATGCCGCCGGCCGGGCCATTCGAACCGCTTATCAAAGTATTCATACCAAAGTGATTGTTTTCAAATGCCTCATCCGTCAGGGAGAACCGAAAAAGCACTGCGCAGTTTCTCCACACCCGGAGTGCGCAGAAATTACACGGCGGGGAGACGAACCGAGAACACCGTCGAACCGGGTCGGGAACTCATGCGGATCGTACCTCCGTGTTCGGCGACGATCTGCCGACACAGGGCAAGCCCGATCCCCGTGCCTCCCGGCCGCGAGCTGACAAAGGGCTCGAACACCCGCCCGTGGATCTCCGGGTTGATGCCCGGACCGTCGTCTTCCACCTCGATCACGGCGAACACTCCCTCGCCTTCGTCACGCCGGGCCCGGCAGCAGATTCGGACCGGGGCATCCGAGGAGAGGATGGCGTTCTCGAAGAGA
It contains:
- a CDS encoding prepilin-type N-terminal cleavage/methylation domain-containing protein; the encoded protein is MRKSGRIHGFSLVELIVSLAIVVIVILAMSTLFDKSNRMAKAENSVTDAQQSARYGSYQLVREARMAGAGGIAASVADGGNFRQLAVSLNLGSSHWGTSADFDSNNVNSVNDTVCIGGTCGTAGAHHVRAGTDLLHVRGVLLNSVYDLGSGSWAGPGGSGSTGTLVIQPCTKYQDAAADPSSLCYPYGTNDMSLFPIGVPSASQPTNGRLFVMTDLLGNSGVGKITDVLPSTVTVGAGTGTKVTLTIDVGSSASPDTAYWQTISPGGAFPTGLSTPSRGGVLDDRVFFVDDGTTAGQSCTPANATISPGPCHPQLAVADWVDGDAAGTPFSTATVTPVADDVEDLQVAYGMDFYDAVAGTGTFTSPAPTRNDPVTGLPLGYPSDGSISITDQTAFNNAVTAARGSSIPAAGSDASESATADADEWIWNVGGEPGGATFNRASDLSRLKALEVTILAKGQNPDPQYGGPNALDFPLFDSAALTVSRMTKNAALSTVAMPYHRRAVTVRLQLRNFALQ
- a CDS encoding type II secretion system protein, encoding MNFLPKRRSRGFTLVEVIVAMGLMALAMLAIAPLFANSMKSNAVGWDYSSLNALAKRQLEEILQYSFTDARLAVPAGATFNGHAGQAYRRPLVGPYELVYVVRDFPNTAIPAPGAAPDEANAVDDSNAAWTLSPGVKMITVYVASARSSLSGSTYAEGSNTIAGLFPAGYTGKQIRMTAYKAQ
- a CDS encoding prepilin-type N-terminal cleavage/methylation domain-containing protein, yielding MARPAACRMLFLPSSMFVKTEPSPRRRPRGFSLVELLVVIAIMGLVLAIGIPFFATVMHRSRVDGLAREVDMTVLAARLQSIKRGSSVGVVISTDPSAPYGEYNAAVTFLDADSNGVLDTTTTPADVILHTDPLDPPGHRVELRIDNPNQSSPSTSTATAYFVFTSFGSVGSGGDKGVYVLDTHGNVLQIAVGTAATGKVLLTKLVTGGTPLYQTPPWKWY